Genomic segment of Arachis hypogaea cultivar Tifrunner chromosome 11, arahy.Tifrunner.gnm2.J5K5, whole genome shotgun sequence:
TCTCATCCCGCCCCGGTCAATGTGGTCGTGCTGATGGGTATGTAACATTCCATTATCTATGAGATGTATCAAGTACATGATCTTTTGACACCGATATTagtgtaaaatttataatttgtgtttctcttttttagattaggaaatttctattttcttgtgAGTGTGTGTGTGTCCATGCACGAGCGGCGAGTTAGTCATTGATTTTGCATTTTACTGGTGAGTCTCGGGGCACTTAATTTATTTGGTAGtcactttatttcttttgaaCTAATGGCAGATATATATTGGAGGGCAAAGAGCTTGAGTTCTACATGAAGAAGCTTCAGAAAAAGAAGGGCAAGGGTGCTGCTTAAGATGTTGTATTTCCTCCTTTTTAGTTTTCTTTGAATTATCTTGTTGAAACTATTACATCTTAGACAATCAAGGTGATCATTTTGctagaatgtctactttctatgGGTTGTTTTGGTAGTGATGTTGGGTTGTAAACAAAACCCTGAACTTTGAACTGTTTAATGATATTGATAGTGAGtcctatttaaattaaattagcaCTGCCATTACAATTTTCTAGTGCATTAACTTCCAtgtaaaaggttttttttttttttttttttaactctgtTCTTGTGCTTCATTCTGTTGCATCCAACAGTTTATACGGACAAAACTTAAGTAGCATGATTGATGAGCCAAAATAGGCAAATATAGTTATTATAAcaaagtttttaattttatacaGCAGATGCTTTAGAATTATTATTACAATGAAATTTGAAACCAGGCTTTAACTTTTTATACACTCACAAGCTGCAAAAACCAGTATAACCTTTGGGTATGGTCCTTTTCTTGCATTAATGCAAGACGCTTGCGCACCGGTTTGTCCCTACTTGTTGCAAGCCAAAGGAAATCGATGCAGCTGACCATTATGTATAGGTGTGAATGGTGTACATTATTAATATTCATGATAGAAACCACTATGGGAGAATCAATATACATTTGTTTCACTATTTGGAATGCTGCAACACTCTTGTCAAATTTGAAGTAGTGCAAACCCTCACTTCACTGGTTCTAATGTATGCTTTTGTTTATCAATTCTCAAAAGCCTTACAAAGATTTTAAGGATGATAAATGCTAGATCTATAAGTTGATATGATCATTCCTCCGAACAAGGGAATTTGAAGCTTTGCAAATAGAGCAATTGGGACACAAGCCATAATAGCTATTGGTATCCACACCCATTTTAGTCTATTGCGAAGAACCAAAGAAAGCGCAGCAGCAAATGCTACCATGGTAGTAACAATGGCAAAGAACAACAAAGCAAGACCCCATATTAATCTCCGAGGTAACGCCTTGAGAAAATCTTTTTCAGCGTAGCGAGCTGTTAGGATTGACAAGAACATCAGAAGAGAAGCCATGGAAGAAAACAAAGCCAATGCGACCGATGCAGCAAACACTAGGAATGTGTTATCTGGCAAGAATATTGGAAATCCTTTTTCCTGGTTGTTACCTCCAGGTACTGTGAGAACTGCGGCGAAAACGGTCGTAACGATAAGAGCTGCCACTATGCTACAGGAGTTTGCTGTATCTCTCATCcatttctcactttcttctaGCAAAGtcttgtgttcttccttgaatAGTTGCCATGCTGTTTTTCCATCTTGGTTCTTAATTTCCTTGTGAATAGGGTGATCCAATTGCTCAACTTTCTGGCGGAGAACATGAAATATTATCAATATCTATGTATATTTTAGCTTCAATAATAGGTAGAAGGTAGCTTTAAGACTGTGTTTGGTAAGTGTATTAGCACAATAAACATCGAGGCAGAGACAAAACAGGATAAGATTATTCAAATTTAGTCTTGGGATAAGACATTTTCAGAGATGTTTTGTATCTCGcaatatttatatatttctgtCCTAAAACCGTTACTAAACAGTGTCGAAATCTAAACTAACCTTGAACCATTGTAACTCCTTCTGCATTTTAAATGCTGCACCAGAAACTGATAACAGTTGAGAATGAGCAGATCTTGCTGCTAGATGTGATGTTGTGTTGTGTGATTCGTCTAATGCTAAGATTAAAATCTTGGAAATTATTGGCATCTTGCATATGAAACCAAAAACCTTCTCTTGTCTATATTTAATGGCGATTTGAACTATATATCCTTCATTTGGAATGCGAGTCCAAACCAAATCCGGAAAAAACTGGAAACATATCCTTAAAATCTCGACTATGCCAGACGATGTGGCATTGTAGATAATTTCCATGCTCACAAAAGACTCCCAAAATTGAGTGTTGCTCATGGTTGAAGCTTGAGAGCAAACATGTTCTACCAATCTCTCAGAAAACACTTGTCTCAGCTTTGCATCTCTTAAATGCTTTATGCTAGGAGCTGCAATTGAAGCTTAATTATTGGTTGTGTaagaaaaaaataggaaaagaagCAGCTAAGAGAATAACACCACACCAGAAGTTTGAATTGCATTCCATATTTTGCTTCCAGAATATGATTGATGATGGCTTGATTGGTCATAAGAATCTCTTAAATCACCATGTGGTAAATGATCAAGTTGAGCTGGAACACCTAATATATTGAACAACAGGAAT
This window contains:
- the LOC112720195 gene encoding uncharacterized protein isoform X1, with the translated sequence MSFAESSPAMSMDDVMAATNEFARGFNHSYYLPLHMAILKGDWESAKSFLDADPSAWTSKITSLARTPLHVAAVGAQWKILEKLVHHVPSELLAELDSMGFTCLHYVAMGESIDAAKALLAKNHSLTQITDFKGFTPLLYSVTSTRCKEMAWYLAMNTVDERPGFPFSSESSRQLVALLTAAGFHDITMYLLQRYPNLATISDSNGSIILNVLSKKTSDFQSGNKFGILHRCIYHCVPAQLDHLPHGDLRDSYDQSSHHQSYSGSKIWNAIQTSAPSIKHLRDAKLRQVFSERLVEHVCSQASTMSNTQFWESFVSMEIIYNATSSGIVEILRICFQFFPDLVWTRIPNEGYIVQIAIKYRQEKVFGFICKMPIISKILILALDESHNTTSHLAARSAHSQLLSVSGAAFKMQKELQWFKKVEQLDHPIHKEIKNQDGKTAWQLFKEEHKTLLEESEKWMRDTANSCSIVAALIVTTVFAAVLTVPGGNNQEKGFPIFLPDNTFLVFAASVALALFSSMASLLMFLSILTARYAEKDFLKALPRRLIWGLALLFFAIVTTMVAFAAALSLVLRNRLKWVWIPIAIMACVPIALFAKLQIPLFGGMIISTYRSSIYHP
- the LOC112720195 gene encoding uncharacterized protein isoform X2; amino-acid sequence: MSFAESSPAMSMDDVMAATNEFARGFNHSYYLPLHMAILKGDWESAKSFLDADPSAWTSKITSLARTPLHVAAVGAQWKILEKLVHHVPSELLAELDSMGFTCLHYVAMGESIDAAKALLAKNHSLTQITDFKGFTPLLYSVTSTRCKEMAWYLAMNTVDERPGFPFSNITMYLLQRYPNLATISDSNGSIILNVLSKKTSDFQSGNKFGILHRCIYHCVPAQLDHLPHGDLRDSYDQSSHHQSYSGSKIWNAIQTSAPSIKHLRDAKLRQVFSERLVEHVCSQASTMSNTQFWESFVSMEIIYNATSSGIVEILRICFQFFPDLVWTRIPNEGYIVQIAIKYRQEKVFGFICKMPIISKILILALDESHNTTSHLAARSAHSQLLSVSGAAFKMQKELQWFKKVEQLDHPIHKEIKNQDGKTAWQLFKEEHKTLLEESEKWMRDTANSCSIVAALIVTTVFAAVLTVPGGNNQEKGFPIFLPDNTFLVFAASVALALFSSMASLLMFLSILTARYAEKDFLKALPRRLIWGLALLFFAIVTTMVAFAAALSLVLRNRLKWVWIPIAIMACVPIALFAKLQIPLFGGMIISTYRSSIYHP